The Blattabacterium cuenoti genomic sequence TTTGTGATGAAAATTACTATGATTCAACAGATAAAATTAATCTTTCCCTATATGACGGAATTATTTTGAGAAGCAGATTAAAAATAGATAATGAATTTATTAAAAAAGCTATCAATCTAAAATTTATAGCTAGAATTGGATCTGGAATAGAAAATATAGATAAGTATTACGCTTTCAAAAGAGGAATAACTTTAATTTCTTCTCCAGAAGGAAATAAAGATTCTGTAGCGGAACATGCAATAGGAATGCTTTTATGTGCTATGAACCATATTATTGTCTCTAATCAACAAATTAAAAAAGGAATATGGAATAGAGAAAATAATAGAGGAATGGAAATTATGAAGAAAACAATAGGAATTATTGGATATGGAAATACTGGAAAATCTTTGGCAAAAAAACTTTCTGGATTTGATACCAGTATATTATGTTATGATACATTACCTAATGTAGGAGATATTTATGCAAATCAAGTTGACATGAGTACAATTTTTCAAAAATCAGATGTAATTAGTTTACATGTTCCTTATACAAAAAAAACAAAAGGAATGATTAATTATAA encodes the following:
- a CDS encoding NAD(P)-dependent oxidoreductase, whose amino-acid sequence is MIKRILILEKNCSFIIQKLKKKGFICDENYYDSTDKINLSLYDGIILRSRLKIDNEFIKKAINLKFIARIGSGIENIDKYYAFKRGITLISSPEGNKDSVAEHAIGMLLCAMNHIIVSNQQIKKGIWNRENNRGMEIMKKTIGIIGYGNTGKSLAKKLSGFDTSILCYDTLPNVGDIYANQVDMSTIFQKSDVISLHVPYTKKTKGMINYNFIQKFYKPFYFINTSRGECVITNHLVKALKNGKIYAACLDVLEYENLLYENIFHYNQNNKQSKTFFDLIYSEKVILTPHIAGWTKESKSKMDEIIIEKIILLNQQLNSKKIMQNLNDSDSDN